One stretch of Pandoraea oxalativorans DNA includes these proteins:
- a CDS encoding AraC family transcriptional regulator, whose protein sequence is MSDFLRKRFPHAVRPLPRDVFAQVTPFRHGERLIWHRHRHGQLVFPVRGIVRVLTPSAIWTLPPSRALWLPSDIEHELHAVGDGQMGNLYMEPRAFPWDWTSPTVILVTPLIRELAVTVSRDGDTYGPTSRAALSVPPLMGLLHDAAPVPERGVPVPGDARLQAICEHLMNEPASKLTLDFWGEQFGVSARTLARQFRTETGMTFVTWRQHLRVSEAISTLAQGASVATTADAFGYASPSAFIAMFKQVTGRSPQRYLADA, encoded by the coding sequence ATGAGTGACTTCCTTCGCAAACGGTTTCCCCATGCCGTGCGTCCCTTGCCGCGCGATGTCTTTGCGCAGGTCACGCCCTTTCGTCATGGCGAACGGCTGATCTGGCATCGTCATCGACACGGTCAGTTGGTATTCCCGGTGCGCGGCATCGTGCGCGTGCTCACGCCGTCCGCCATCTGGACGTTGCCGCCCTCGCGTGCGCTCTGGCTGCCGTCGGACATCGAGCACGAACTGCATGCCGTGGGCGACGGACAGATGGGCAACCTCTACATGGAGCCGCGCGCGTTCCCGTGGGACTGGACCAGCCCGACGGTCATCCTCGTCACGCCGCTCATTCGCGAACTGGCGGTGACCGTGAGCCGCGACGGCGACACCTACGGCCCCACGAGCCGCGCGGCGCTCTCGGTGCCACCCCTGATGGGTCTGCTGCACGACGCTGCCCCCGTGCCCGAACGGGGCGTGCCAGTGCCGGGGGACGCGCGCTTACAGGCGATCTGCGAGCATCTGATGAACGAGCCTGCCAGCAAGCTGACGCTCGACTTCTGGGGGGAACAGTTCGGGGTCAGCGCACGCACGCTCGCGCGTCAGTTCCGGACGGAGACGGGCATGACGTTCGTGACGTGGCGCCAGCATCTGCGCGTGTCCGAAGCGATCTCGACGCTGGCGCAGGGCGCGTCGGTGGCGACGACGGCGGACGCCTTCGGCTATGCCAGCCCAAGCGCCTTCATCGCCATGTTCAAACAGGTCACGGGACGCTCCCCGCAACGCTATCTCGCCGACGCCTGA